ATCTTGATTCAAAAACTTAATTAATTCATCAGTAAATACATCAGGTTTTATCTACCGTCATAATCGTCACCTTCTTTTTCAAACTGTAAGTGACACTTCTGCTCCAGCTCTTATTGCCTCTACTGCTGTTGCTACTTCTTTGCAGTCGCCTATAAAAATCATATTGTCGCTTATGCAGCTTTTAAATGTTTCATCAGAAATATTGCCTATTGCAATCACCACATCGTCTGATGCGACTTCAGTGCCATTATTGTATACAATTTTCCCATTGTTTATCACATCTACTTTTGCGTTTGTTACGATTCTTACACCGAGATTTTTCAACCTTTCCATCAAAAGCTTCTTATTCATGGCATATATGTCTTTACCTACTTCATCAAGCTCTTCTAATACTGTAACGCTTTTACCTATTGTTGCAAGGTGCTCTGCCGTCTCAAGCCCTGTCAAACCTCCGCCTATTACAGCTATTTTCATCCCTTTTGGCATTTTACCACTTAAAACATCTATGGCTTTATAAGGCACTACATCCGTTTTAATCGTCAATTCCTTTGGAATTGAGCCTGTTGCAATTATTACCTTGTCATAATTCATATTTTTCAGTTCATCGCACGAAACTTCTCGATTCAGATTGACTTTTACACCGTACTTTTTTAAATCAGTTTCAAGATAATCTACTACTTTTCCTATTTCAGACTTGTGTGGAGGCACTTTTGCCACTTTTAACTGTCCTCCCAGTGCATCCGACTTCTCAAATAGCTCCACATTGTGTCCTTTTTTCGCCAAGTACAAAGCAGCGGACATGCCAGCAGGACCACCGCCTATTACAGCCACATTAAGCTTATTTTCTGCGATCGCATCAAACTCTTTTTCTCTGCCTACAGCAGGGTTCATCATGCATGATACAGGAAGACCTTTCTGTATATATGCGATACATGCCTGATTACAGTGGATACAGTATTTTATCTCATCAGCTTTCCCATTGATATATTTAGAAACGCAATCAGGATCTCCTATAAGGCCTCTTGCAATGCCTATAAAGTCAGCATAACCATCTCTTATGATGGCTTCCCAATCGTCTGCTGCACCCAGCTTATCAGCAGCAATTACAGGAATCGAAACACTATCTCTTATTTTCTTCGCGTAGTCTATAAGTGGTTTATCATCTATACCCATTGGCGATATGTGGTATTCTGACGTAGAACCTACACCTGATGAAACGTTTATTGCATCTGCACCATAATTTTCTAAAAGCTTCGCAAGTTTTAGACTTTCTTCTATATCAAATCCGCCATTTGTATAGTCGCTTCCATTTATACGGCAAATTACTGCCATGTCTTGAACTTCACTTTTTACACTCTTTAATATCTCCAATGCAAATTTGGCCCTTCCATCGAAATCTCCACCGTATTCATCATCTCTCGTATTTACATTTGGTGATAAGAATTGATTTACAAACCATCCATGTGCAAAATGAAGCTCAACAGCATCAAATCCCGCTTTCTTCGCCCTTTTTGCAGCATTCACAAAGTCCTTCACAAACCCTTTTATGTCTTCTACAGTAAAATCTGATGGCTTGTATTTAGGGTTGTGCATAGCAATCTGCACCGCAGCTTTTGCACCGTTGCCATGAATGACATCTGCTAATTTTTTAAGCCCATCAATCTTATCATCGTCGTCTATCCCTAACTGGTTTTTGAAAAACTTGCCAAACTTATTTACATACGATGCCTCAACTATGACTAAAGCAACATCTTTCGACCTTCTGTCGTAATAGCCTATCTCTTTTTCACTGACAAATCCATCATTTGATAAATTTGTGACAGTTGGCAGCATGACAAATCTGTTTTTCAATCTTACATTTCCTATTTTACCTTCTTTTAAAACCATGATAACGCACTTCCTTTTATCTTTTTAATGCCATTACATCTAAATCTTATTGTAATGCTTGCTTTTATATAAGTAAAATAATATAATATTATAAAATATATAAGTTATTGCTTATGGCTGGTGATTTATTATGAATTTTAGAGAATTGAATATATTCTTATCTGTATGTGAGTATGGCAGCATGTCTGAAGCCGCAAAACACCTTTACATGACACAGCCAGCTATAAGTCAGGCAATTTCCGAGCTGGAAGAAGAGTACAATGTGAAGCTTTTTGATAGGATAGGCAAAAAGCTTGTATTGACACATGCAGGCGAAATTTTAAGAGATTACGGAAAAAAAATCAATCTCTTGTTGATGGAAACTGAAAACACATTACAGAATATATCCGATACCAAGACAGGAAAGCTTAAGCTGGGTGCCAGCAGAACCGTCGGCACATACTTGTTGCCTAAAATAATCGGCAAATTTTTAAAACTATATGCAAATGTGGAATTGCCATTTTGCATAAACAATACCTCGGAAATAGTAAATATGATACTTAATAGCGAAATAGATCTTGGAATAGTAGAAGGTCCAATACACTCCAATAGTATCGAAAAAAAACATTTGTTAGAT
The nucleotide sequence above comes from Thermoanaerobacterium sp. PSU-2. Encoded proteins:
- a CDS encoding NAD(P)/FAD-dependent oxidoreductase yields the protein MVLKEGKIGNVRLKNRFVMLPTVTNLSNDGFVSEKEIGYYDRRSKDVALVIVEASYVNKFGKFFKNQLGIDDDDKIDGLKKLADVIHGNGAKAAVQIAMHNPKYKPSDFTVEDIKGFVKDFVNAAKRAKKAGFDAVELHFAHGWFVNQFLSPNVNTRDDEYGGDFDGRAKFALEILKSVKSEVQDMAVICRINGSDYTNGGFDIEESLKLAKLLENYGADAINVSSGVGSTSEYHISPMGIDDKPLIDYAKKIRDSVSIPVIAADKLGAADDWEAIIRDGYADFIGIARGLIGDPDCVSKYINGKADEIKYCIHCNQACIAYIQKGLPVSCMMNPAVGREKEFDAIAENKLNVAVIGGGPAGMSAALYLAKKGHNVELFEKSDALGGQLKVAKVPPHKSEIGKVVDYLETDLKKYGVKVNLNREVSCDELKNMNYDKVIIATGSIPKELTIKTDVVPYKAIDVLSGKMPKGMKIAVIGGGLTGLETAEHLATIGKSVTVLEELDEVGKDIYAMNKKLLMERLKNLGVRIVTNAKVDVINNGKIVYNNGTEVASDDVVIAIGNISDETFKSCISDNMIFIGDCKEVATAVEAIRAGAEVSLTV
- a CDS encoding selenium metabolism-associated LysR family transcriptional regulator, coding for MNFRELNIFLSVCEYGSMSEAAKHLYMTQPAISQAISELEEEYNVKLFDRIGKKLVLTHAGEILRDYGKKINLLLMETENTLQNISDTKTGKLKLGASRTVGTYLLPKIIGKFLKLYANVELPFCINNTSEIVNMILNSEIDLGIVEGPIHSNSIEKKHLLDDELYLICSKEHQWAKKNIIQMDDLSKADFIMREVGSGTREVFENTMKSHNVEYDIKLELNSIEAIKKAVEANLGVSVISKLALNEELKSSKLIKIEIEGIKFTRKFNIIYHKDKYLSDLHKKFIDFICSVK